A single genomic interval of Oreochromis aureus strain Israel breed Guangdong linkage group 12, ZZ_aureus, whole genome shotgun sequence harbors:
- the snx18a gene encoding sorting nexin-18a, whose amino-acid sequence MALRARALYDFNSENPGEVSVKENEILTVYSEKDIEGWFEGVNSKGERGLFPASYVEILRNDAASTTVNNNSCNTSGDANPDFRYANIPSGGFDGSYKPKVENFSKPSPPGFPAFSQPLQQQQQQHGYQQPSQGSDDDWDDDWDDSSTVADEPGTVGGRYHDYEGNGPSTYRVTTSSVPRGNAQQAKSSATVSRNLNRFSTFVKSGGEAFVLGEASGFVKDGDKICVVMGNYGPEWQENPYPFNCAIDDPTKQTKFKGMKSYISYKLTPTHTQNPVNRRYKHFDWLYARLVEKFPVISVPHIPEKQATGRFEEDFISKRRKGLIWWMNHMTSHPVLARCDVFQHFLTCNSADEKAWKQGKRKAEKDEMVGANFFLTISPPPVPLDFQEVESKIDGFKTFTKRMDDSTLQLNATVSEFARKQISGFKKEYQKVGMSFKVLSQAFEIDQQVYSAGLNQAISFTGDTFETIGEYFAEQPNKDLDPIMDLLALYQGHLANYPDIIHVQKGALTKVKESQKHVEEGKMDRAQAEGINERCNIISFATLAEIQHFHQIRVRDFKAQMQHYLQQQITFFQKITGKLEEALQKYDNA is encoded by the exons ATGGCGCTCAGAGCCAGAGCGCTGTACGACTTCAACTCTGAAAACCCCGGAGAGGTGTCCGTGAAGGAGAATGAGATCCTGACTGTGTACAGCGAAAAGGACATCGAGGGCTGGTTCGAAGGGGTGAACAGCAAAGGGGAAAGGGGACTGTTCCCCGCTTCGTACGTGGAGATCCTGCGGAACGATGCCGCCTCCACCACtgtcaacaacaacagctgcaacacATCTGGGGACGCTAACCCGGACTTTAGATACGCCAACATCCCATCCGGAGGTTTTGACGGCTCTTATAAACCTAAAGTTGAGAACTTTTCTAAACCATCTCCTCCTGGTTTCCCCGCTTTCTCACAACcgctacagcagcagcagcagcagcacggcTACCAGCAGCCCAGCCAAGGCAGCGATGATGACTGGGATGATGACTGGGATGACAGCTCTACTGTGGCAGATGAGCCAGGTACTGTAGGAGGACGGTACCATGACTATGAAGGCAATGGACCGTCCACTTACAGAGTGACGACATCATCAGTGCCACGAGGTAACGCTCAGCAAGCCAAGAGCTCTGCTACAGTGAGCAGGAACCTGAACAGGTTCTCGACCTTTGTGAAGTCAGGGGGAGAGGCGTTTGTGCTCGGAGAGGCGTCCGGCTTTGTGAAGGATGGGGATAAAATCTGCGTGGTGATGGGTAATTATGGTCCAGAGTGGCAAGAGAACCCTTACCCATTCAACTGTGCAATTGATGACCCCACTAAACAGACCAAGTTCAAGGGCATGAAAAGCTACATTTCCTATAAGCtgacacccacccacacacagaaCCCGGTGAACAGGAGGTATAAGCACTTTGACTGGCTGTATGCTCGGCTAGTGGAGAAGTTTCCCGTAATCTCGGTGCCACACATTCCAGAGAAGCAGGCCACGGGGCGCTTTGAGGAGGATTTTATCTCCAAGAGGAGGAAAGGCCTCATATGGTGGATGAACCACATGACCAGTCATCCTGTCCTGGCCAGGTGTGATGTTTTCCAGCACTTCCTCACGTGCAACAGCGCAGACGAGAAGGCCTGGAAGCAGGGGAAGAGGAAGGCAGAGAAGGACGAGATGGTCGGAGCCAactttttcctcaccatcaGCCCTCCGCCAGTTCCGTTAGACTTCCAGGAGGTGGAGAGCAAAATAGATGGATTCAAGACTTTTACTAAAAGAATGGACGACAGCACCTTGCAGCTCAATGCCACCGTCAGTGAGTTTGCGCGAAAGCAGATCAGTGGCTTCAAGAAGGAGTATCAAAAAGTAGGGATGTCATTTAAGGTCCTCAGTCAAGCCTTCGAAATCGACCAGCAGGTGTATTCTGCAGGACTCAACCAGGCAATCTCCTTCACCGGGGACACATTCGAAACCATCGGAGAATATTTCGCCGAGCAGCCCAACAAGGATCTCGACCCGATCATGGATTTGTTAGCTCTTTACCAAGGACATCTGGCAAACTACCCAGACATCATCCATGTCCAGAAAG GAGCGCTGACAAAGGTGAAAGAGAGCCAAAAGCACGTGGAGGAGGGCAAAATGGACCGGGCACAGGCAGAAGGCATCAACGAGCGCTGCAACATCATCTCCTTCGCTACGCTGGCTGAGATCCAGCATTTCCATCAGATCCGCGTGCGAGACTTCAAGGCGCAGATGCAGCACTACCTACAGCAGCAGATCACCTTCTTCCAAAAGATCACGGGCAAGCTAGAAGAGGCTCTGCAGAAGTACGACAACGCGTAA